The Pseudomonas parafulva genome window below encodes:
- a CDS encoding putative 2-dehydropantoate 2-reductase, giving the protein MSSTWHILGAGSLGSLWACRLARAGKAVQLLLRDHQRLAAYRAAGGLTLVEAQQTTSFAIPAQRCDDSGPIHRVLVACKAYDAAAAVARIAPRLASDAQLILLQNGLGSQDEVAALVPQARCIFASSTEGAYREQDWQVRFAGQGFNWLGDPLNPAQPDWFGDLQDAGIPAEWTVDILTRLWRKLALNCAINPLTVLHDCANGGLLGHLDAIDSLCRELGELLEQAGQPQAAQDLAEDVQRVILATAANYSSMYQDVQAGRRTEVHYLLGYVCRVAKRHAVATPALERLHQRLVDKLQARNLPCD; this is encoded by the coding sequence ATGAGCAGCACCTGGCACATTCTCGGCGCCGGCAGCCTCGGTAGCCTCTGGGCCTGCCGCCTGGCGCGGGCGGGCAAAGCCGTTCAGTTGCTGCTGCGCGACCACCAGCGCCTGGCCGCCTACCGGGCCGCCGGTGGGCTGACGCTGGTCGAAGCGCAGCAGACCACCTCGTTTGCCATTCCCGCGCAGCGTTGCGACGACAGCGGCCCGATCCATCGTGTGCTGGTGGCCTGCAAAGCCTATGACGCCGCGGCTGCCGTCGCCCGCATCGCCCCACGGCTGGCGAGCGACGCGCAGTTGATCCTGTTGCAGAACGGCCTGGGCAGCCAGGACGAGGTGGCTGCGCTGGTCCCCCAGGCGCGTTGCATTTTCGCTTCCAGCACCGAAGGCGCGTACCGTGAGCAGGACTGGCAGGTGCGCTTCGCCGGCCAAGGCTTCAACTGGCTGGGCGACCCGCTGAATCCAGCCCAACCGGACTGGTTCGGCGACCTGCAAGACGCCGGCATCCCCGCCGAGTGGACCGTGGACATCCTCACTCGCCTGTGGCGCAAGCTGGCCCTGAACTGCGCGATCAACCCGCTGACAGTGCTGCACGACTGCGCCAACGGCGGCCTGCTCGGGCACCTGGACGCAATCGACAGCCTGTGCCGGGAGCTCGGCGAGTTGCTCGAACAGGCCGGCCAACCCCAGGCCGCGCAGGATCTGGCCGAGGATGTGCAGCGGGTGATCCTGGCCACCGCTGCCAACTATTCTTCCATGTACCAGGACGTGCAGGCCGGACGCCGCACCGAGGTGCACTACCTGCTCGGGTACGTCTGCCGTGTCGCCAAGCGCCATGCCGTGGCGACACCTGCCCTGGAACGCCTGCACCAGCGGCTGGTCGATAAGCTGCAGGCGCGCAACCTGCCCTGCGACTGA
- a CDS encoding cob(I)yrinic acid a,c-diamide adenosyltransferase, with the protein MGYRLSKIYTRTGDQGETGLGDGRRVPKDHPRIEAIGEVDMLNSQLGLLLAGLAEHGLVELSEVLEPCQHRLFDLGGELAMPSYQALNQAEVGRLEAAIDRWNDELGPLKNFILPSGSALVAQAHVCRAQARSAERRCQQLNALEPLEGVGLAYINRLSDLLFVAARIIGRRQGVAEVLWQAAEKPQG; encoded by the coding sequence ATGGGCTATCGCCTGTCGAAGATCTACACCCGCACCGGTGACCAGGGCGAAACGGGCCTGGGCGATGGCCGCCGCGTGCCCAAGGACCACCCGCGCATCGAGGCCATCGGCGAGGTGGACATGCTCAACAGCCAGTTGGGCCTGCTGCTGGCGGGACTGGCCGAACACGGATTGGTCGAACTGAGCGAGGTGCTCGAACCTTGCCAGCACCGGCTGTTCGACCTCGGTGGCGAACTGGCGATGCCCAGTTACCAGGCGCTGAACCAAGCGGAGGTGGGCCGACTTGAAGCGGCCATCGACCGTTGGAACGACGAACTGGGACCGTTGAAGAACTTCATCCTGCCCAGCGGCTCGGCCTTGGTGGCCCAGGCCCACGTGTGCCGGGCGCAGGCCCGTAGCGCCGAGCGGCGGTGTCAGCAGCTCAACGCCCTGGAGCCGTTGGAAGGGGTGGGGTTGGCGTACATCAATCGGCTGTCCGATCTGCTGTTCGTGGCGGCAAGGATTATCGGAAGACGCCAGGGTGTTGCTGAGGTGCTGTGGCAGGCGGCGGAGAAACCGCAGGGCTAG
- a CDS encoding HAMP domain-containing sensor histidine kinase, whose protein sequence is MTLRQRLENLPVGQKLLAALLVLLVTILLVANLAFISAAYWITQDSMGPQALQTIGRLVANPQLSAQASESAEDAHALLKELDSYTPLRAAAVYGSDGKLLAQLQHGQALSMPKRYRNIDGWRLTEFRNTQLIALPRPGNPPAHLLLVASSELPMAFYTGTLSASLAILVFSVLLWVVIARQIKRLITQPINRLEELSRQVTREESYALRAQRGNDDEIGSLAAAFNTMLSRIEAREDQLKRARDEFQSAYDQAQGLAEETRHTNRKLELEVQVRSKIEKKLTGFQNYLNSIIDSMPSALIALDEQLYVTQWNQEATALSGTPLHQALNQPIFIAFEPLKPFLPQLKDTVQKHRVAKIDRVTWPKDDEPRHYALTFYPLTGGGGRGVVIRIDDITQRLSLEEMMVQSEKMLSVGGLAAGMAHEINNPLGAILHNVQNIRRRLSPELPRNQQQAEELGIELATVNRYLDSREVPQLLEGIRQAGARAAKIVTHMLSFSRRSDRQLAPCDLPALIDQALEIAGNDFDLTGGFDFKGQAIVRQFDPELGPVPCTANELEQVLLNLLKNAAQAIHQRPAPSEPGRIVLRTRLNPPWAEIQVEDNGVGMPESVRKRTFEPFFTTKEIGQGTGLGLSVSYFIITNNHKGQMEVHSTPGQGTCFTLRLPLSQAGAHRSQQTEA, encoded by the coding sequence ATGACCTTGCGCCAACGCCTGGAAAACCTCCCGGTCGGGCAGAAACTGCTGGCCGCGCTGCTGGTGCTTTTGGTGACCATTCTGCTGGTAGCCAACCTGGCCTTCATCAGCGCCGCCTACTGGATCACCCAGGACAGCATGGGCCCGCAAGCCCTGCAGACCATTGGCCGCCTGGTGGCCAATCCACAGCTTTCGGCGCAGGCCAGCGAATCCGCGGAGGACGCCCACGCCCTGCTCAAGGAATTGGACAGCTACACGCCACTGCGCGCCGCGGCCGTCTACGGCAGCGATGGCAAGCTGCTCGCCCAGCTCCAGCATGGCCAAGCGTTGAGCATGCCCAAGCGCTACCGCAACATCGACGGCTGGCGCCTGACCGAATTTCGCAATACCCAGTTGATCGCCCTGCCGCGCCCCGGCAACCCGCCCGCGCACTTGCTGCTGGTGGCCAGCAGCGAGCTGCCGATGGCCTTCTACACCGGCACCTTGTCGGCGAGCCTGGCGATCCTGGTGTTCAGCGTGCTGCTGTGGGTGGTCATCGCCCGGCAGATCAAACGCCTGATCACCCAGCCGATCAACCGTCTGGAAGAGTTGTCGCGCCAGGTCACCCGCGAAGAGAGCTACGCCCTGCGCGCCCAGCGCGGCAACGACGACGAGATCGGCAGCCTGGCCGCGGCCTTCAATACCATGCTGTCGCGCATCGAGGCGCGCGAAGACCAGCTCAAGCGTGCCCGCGACGAGTTCCAGTCGGCCTATGACCAAGCCCAGGGCCTGGCTGAGGAAACCCGCCACACCAACCGCAAGCTGGAGCTGGAAGTGCAGGTGCGCAGCAAGATCGAGAAGAAGCTCACCGGCTTTCAGAACTACCTCAACAGCATCATCGACTCCATGCCTTCGGCGCTTATCGCCCTCGACGAACAGCTCTACGTCACCCAGTGGAACCAGGAGGCCACGGCGCTCTCCGGCACGCCCCTGCACCAGGCGCTGAACCAGCCGATCTTCATCGCCTTCGAGCCACTCAAGCCGTTCCTGCCGCAACTCAAGGACACCGTGCAGAAGCACCGGGTGGCCAAGATCGACCGGGTCACCTGGCCCAAGGACGACGAGCCGCGCCACTACGCCCTGACCTTCTATCCCCTGACCGGCGGCGGCGGACGCGGCGTAGTGATCCGAATCGACGACATCACCCAGCGCCTGTCGTTGGAGGAAATGATGGTGCAATCGGAAAAGATGCTCTCGGTGGGCGGTCTGGCGGCGGGCATGGCGCACGAGATCAACAACCCGCTTGGCGCGATCCTGCACAACGTGCAGAACATCCGCCGGCGATTGTCGCCGGAGTTGCCGCGCAATCAGCAGCAGGCCGAGGAGTTGGGCATCGAACTGGCTACCGTCAACCGCTACCTGGACAGCCGCGAGGTGCCGCAACTGCTCGAAGGTATTCGTCAGGCAGGCGCGCGCGCAGCGAAGATCGTCACCCACATGCTCAGTTTCAGCCGCCGCAGCGATCGACAACTGGCGCCCTGCGACCTGCCCGCCCTGATCGACCAAGCGCTGGAAATTGCCGGCAACGACTTCGACCTGACCGGCGGCTTCGACTTCAAGGGCCAGGCCATCGTCCGCCAGTTCGATCCCGAGTTGGGGCCAGTACCGTGCACAGCGAACGAACTGGAGCAGGTGCTGCTCAACCTGCTGAAGAACGCCGCGCAGGCCATTCACCAGCGCCCGGCGCCCAGCGAGCCGGGGCGCATCGTGTTGCGCACACGGCTCAATCCCCCGTGGGCCGAGATCCAGGTGGAAGACAACGGCGTGGGCATGCCCGAGTCGGTGCGCAAGCGCACTTTCGAGCCGTTCTTCACCACCAAGGAGATCGGCCAGGGTACGGGCCTGGGACTGTCGGTGTCGTACTTCATCATCACCAACAACCACAAGGGGCAGATGGAGGTGCACTCCACCCCGGGCCAGGGCACCTGTTTCACCCTCCGCCTGCCCCTCAGTCAAGCGGGCGCGCACCGCTCGCAGCAGACGGAGGCATGA